Part of the Caulifigura coniformis genome, CAGCGCCCGGCCGCTCGAGCAGCTCCGCCTGCTGGCCCATCATCACCGCGTCGCCATCCGCGACGAGAACGGACTGCGGGAGGCAGCCAGCGGCCAGCGGCTTCTCGATTTCGACCCGGAGCAGGAAGGCGCCGCCCACCCGGCCGAACCGCAGGAAGAGACGCTGAAATTCCCCGCCCGGACTGGCCTCCCCGACTGGTCGGCCACCGACTGGTTCGACGAAGGCTGCCGCCGATACGCCGCCGGCGAAATCGATCTCGCCGTCGAGGCCCTGCGCTGCTCGTTGATGCAGCGGCCGACGCACCCGGAAACGCATTTCCACCTGGCGGAATGCCTGTACCGGCTCGGGCACTCCCGGCCGGCCCTCGAGCGCTACTACTGCGCCGTCGAGCACGATCACGATTACCTGGAAGCCTGGACGCAGCTGGGCTGCCTGCACGCCGAATTGGAAGAATCCGATCAGGCGCTCGATGCCTTCCGGATCGCGCTCGACGTCCACGCCGATTTCCCGGATGCCAACTTCCACGTCGCCGAACTGCTGACCGGCATGGGCCGTCTCGAAGAGGCTCGGTCCCACTGGGAAACCTTTCTCAAGCATCACCCCCGCGGCCCGTGGGCCGATCTGGCGCGGCAGCGCCTGGAGATGCCAACGCCACACTGAAACTCGCTTCACTAGACTGCTCGTCACCGGTGCGGGTGACGCGAGTTGTGTTGAGAAGGGGCGTGCGATGGGTGAATGGCTTTACACTGTTCGAGAGCGATTCATGCCAAGTGCTGGTGAGCATTGGCAGGGAGTCCATGCGTTCGCCGGTTTCCTGAATGTCGACGAAGTTGTGACTCTTGATTCCATCCTCTGTCCCGATGTCGTGTCGGACCTGTCGGATGAAGACTGGAATCACAACGTTCACAAAGATTTCCGAATCTTCCTGTTTCGGGACCCTGCCTATTTGACGGCCCGTCAACCGTTGGATCCGACGTGCCATCAGCTGCTTGCGGTTCTGGAGCGCCCTCAGATTTCCGACAACGTGCCGCGGGGATTCGCTCGTTGCGGCTTCGACATTGTGGACTCATGCGTCGGCAACAGCACGCTGACCAATTGCGGTCCAATTCCAGAGATGTTTGATCCCTCAATCGTCAACGAATTGGGACTGATCGCTGACTTGCCAACCGCACTGGAGGTTCGCGATCGAATGCGGAAACTGAGCCCCAATGACGACCACCTCGGCGCCTGTGAGGTGTGGTTGATTGCCCGTCGATTGCCAGGCCGGTAACCGTCTGTTGTTACGAGCATGCAGTCACCTGGACGCTTGATTCTTCATCCGCGCCTTTTCTGCCTGGTACAAAACTTCCATCTCCTGCAGCGTCGCCTGCTCAAAAGTCTTCCCGACCGCCTTGAGCCCTCGTTCGATCGCGCAGAACCGGCTGCTGAACTTCTCGTTCGACGATCGGAGCGCTTCTTCCGGATCAATCCCCCACCGCCGGGCGATATTCGCAATCACAAACAAAATGTCCCCGATTTCCGACTCCACCCGGGCTTTCCGGGACGCATCAGTGATCGGCGTGTCGGGAACGACCGGCCCCTCCACGCTCGCGGCCACATTCGGTCGATGCCCTTCGGGGTATAGCTCCACAAGCAGCTCGTCGATTTCCTCGCGAAGCTTGTCGAACAGCATGTCCCGGTTCGGAAAGTCATAGCCGACGCGGGCCGCCTTCTTCGTGATCCGCAGGGCCCGGGCCAGCGTCGGAAGGGCAACTGGGATTCCATCCAGCACCGACTCCCGCGGCTGCTTTGCCGCTTTGATCTTTTCCCACTGCCGTTTAACGTCCGCAGGCGTCGCGGCCTCGGCATCGCCGAACACGTGGGGATGCCGGTC contains:
- a CDS encoding tetratricopeptide repeat protein — protein: MLASLAAGGTMGVSAMPDSPPSLTSSPVLQGERVSFTGVLASMTHAKAADLVAQHGGEAAEHVSRQTTLLVVGEEGWPLEDDGQPSVKLQQAERLRSLGEPLRIIGESHWLQLLGLTERRDEMHCLYTPAMLSQMLEVSVHVIRGWERAGLIRPVKRVFRLPYFDFQEAASARRLSELLASGVSREEIEDSLRKLPSVQGGSARPLEQLRLLAHHHRVAIRDENGLREAASGQRLLDFDPEQEGAAHPAEPQEETLKFPARTGLPDWSATDWFDEGCRRYAAGEIDLAVEALRCSLMQRPTHPETHFHLAECLYRLGHSRPALERYYCAVEHDHDYLEAWTQLGCLHAELEESDQALDAFRIALDVHADFPDANFHVAELLTGMGRLEEARSHWETFLKHHPRGPWADLARQRLEMPTPH
- the mazG gene encoding nucleoside triphosphate pyrophosphohydrolase, with amino-acid sequence MPAAPLPAPGTPPDPTRLAASFGRFCDVIARLRSPTGCPWDREQTLETIKPFTLEETYELLEAIDSGDDRAISEELGDVLLQVVLDSQIAADEGRFDIIEVIDGVTQKMIDRHPHVFGDAEAATPADVKRQWEKIKAAKQPRESVLDGIPVALPTLARALRITKKAARVGYDFPNRDMLFDKLREEIDELLVELYPEGHRPNVAASVEGPVVPDTPITDASRKARVESEIGDILFVIANIARRWGIDPEEALRSSNEKFSSRFCAIERGLKAVGKTFEQATLQEMEVLYQAEKARMKNQASR